From a single Oncorhynchus tshawytscha isolate Ot180627B linkage group LG29, Otsh_v2.0, whole genome shotgun sequence genomic region:
- the flt3 gene encoding receptor-type tyrosine-protein kinase FLT3, giving the protein MKGKRRVEIAALLLLCALCDGDELRLQRDAPRAQCITTSLTGVWCTLSEAHLNGSGPTRLEVPAGKSLHIIMQSLPGDPVCSWSRGPDPIRGGYSMAIPQTSVSDSGEYSFGCVNCGIISSLTLSLLVGPPLRRPSKPHLKYIPGRRGFLPNFQCSSEGNPKPEIKWFNNLDKTGQGSHGNETSKDSERSNNTVGSKPYYKTTVMCCAINPKGEECSQLYDYDLDSSRSVDDDNEAPEITLSPGQPLLLRCRERENSTTQWLTENQEHVSVYKLSYKGIGMTYLFFESVRVNHSGIYICRSNKNKIKSTHIRVLEKGFISIDQLNESSTISAQEMPGFCLRALVSSYPLLRCHWLGPGGVQTQCPEPTRLWKNRTLELCNPEPGEYQLNLEAGVLNLTKTLSLCVASTPTPTLFQEEDYITCKTNSPLPFNLTWRFCSLSNDSCQSESAAWKEIPAPPPELCDSDQFCHKKVLSSLDRVEVGNHFVKCCIANSVHSQSHCSETLFNAGMVFQQQRTFKQPSNSSQLLKVSSLVLFLALMLVSVALLYFLRKKKPQYQSQLQVIQMSGSNDNDYIYINFKDFQYDQKWEFPRENLELGKELGSGAFGMVLQATAHGICNPGISLQVAVKMLKEKHETVEKEALMSELKMLTHIGRHANIVNLLGACTGSGPTYLIFQYCHNGDLLNYLKNNRELYHKSLTEAFTKDRFSRLYHNLPKRSSTRGQESIALLSLTSSPMDTSDGPVIYEKLQEEEEEALTYDDLLSFSYQVAKGMDFLSSKHCIHRDLAARNVLVSQGGLVKIGDFGLARDIHNDSNYVVRGNVRLPVKWMAPESIFQGMYTMQSDVWAYGILLWEVFSLGLTPYPGIKVDNNFYVMIERGFKMEQPYYASESVYKMMCKCWALEPRGRPHFAKLVAFMGDQLADIEEKLYCNILDKSSNDSLYQNAPVNSDLSALAKEKEVLLTQTHSTGGAPTTKTTPSDMDAMEDDDDTPL; this is encoded by the exons AtgaagggaaagaggagagtTGAGATCG CGGCGCTCCTGTTGCTGTGCGCTCTTTGTGACGGAGACGAGTTGCGGCTTCAGCGAGACGCACCTCGAGCGCAATGTATCACCACCAGCCTGACT GGGGTGTGGTGTACTCTGTCTGAAGCCCATCTGAATGGTTCTGGTCCTACCAGACTAGAGGTCCCTGCTGGGAAGAGCCTCCATATCATCATGCAGAGCCTCCCAGGAGACCCTGTCTGCAGCTGGAGCCGTGGACCTGACCCAATAAG AGGGGGCTATTCTATGGCCATACCACAGACGTCTGTGAGTGATTCTGGAGAGTACTCCTTCGGCTGTGTGAATTGTGGCATCATCTCCTCCCTGACGCTCTCTCTACTGGTTGGACCTCCTCTGA GACGTCCGTCAAAGCCACATCTGAAATACATCCCTGGGAGAAGAGGCTTTTTACCTAACTTCCAGTGTTCTTCAGAGGGAAATCCCAAGCCAGAAATCAAATGGTTCAATAACCTTGACAAGACTGG ACAAGGTAGTCATGGGAACGAGACATCTAAGGACTCCGAGAGGTCCAACAACACAGTGGGAAGTAAACCATACTACAAGACAACAGTTATGTGCTGTGCTATTAACCCCAAAGGAGAAGAGTGTTCTCAGCTCTATGACTATG acTTGGACAGCAGTCGTAGTGTGGATGATGATAATGAAGCTCCAGAGATCACTCTGAGTCCGGGTCAGCCCCTGCTGCTccgctgtagagagagagagaacagcaccaCACAGTGGCTGACGGAGAATCAGGAACAT GTGTCCGTATATAAACTATCCTATAAAGGAATAGGTATGACCTACCTGTTCTTTGAGTCGGTGAGAGTGAACCACAGTGGCATCTACATCTGCCGGAGCAACAAGAACAAGATCAAGTCCACCCACATCCGGGTCCTGG AGAAGGGCTTCATTTCCATCGACCAGCTGAATGAGAGCAGTACCATCTCAGCCCAGGAGATGCCAGGGTTCTGTTTGAGGGCCCTGGTCTCCTCATACCCTCTCCTACGCTGCCATTGGCTGGGCCCGGGTGGTGTACAGACCCAGTGCCCTGAACCCACACGGCTGTGGAAGAACAG GACTCTGGAGCTATGTAACCCTGAGCCAGGAGAGTACCAGTTAAATCTGGAGGCTGGGGTGCTGAACCTCACAAagaccctctctctgtgtgtggcaa gtACGCCCACCCCCACTCTCTTCCAGGAAGAAGACTACATCACCTGTAAGACCAACAGCCCCCTCCCCTTCAACCTCACCTGGAGGTTCTGCTCTCTGTCCAATGACAG CTGTCAGTCAGAGTCTGCAGCCTGGAAGGAGATCCCTGCCCCTCCCCCAGAGCTCTGTGACTCAGACCAGTTCTGCCATAAGAAGGTCCTCAGCTCTCTGGACAGGGTCGAGGTGGGGAACCACTTTGTCAAGTGCTGCATTGCAAACTCTGTCCACTCACAGTCACATTGCAGCGAGACACTGTTCAATGCAGGAATGGTCTTTCAGCAGCAGCGTACCTTCAAACAAC CCTCCAACTCCTCTCAACTCCTGAAGGTGTCCAGTCTGGTTCTGTTCCTGGCTTTGATGCTGGTCAGCGTGGCGCTGCTCTACTTCCTCAGGaaaaag AAACCCCAGTACCAGAGCCAGCTGCAGGTGATTCAGATGTCGGGGTCTAATGACAACGACTACATCTACATCAACTTCAAAGACTTCCAGTATGACCAGAAATGGGAGTTCCCCAGAGAGAACCTGGAGCTGG GGAAGGAGCTGGGCTCTGGGGCCTTTGGCATGGTGCTTCAAGCTACAGCCCACGGCATCTGCAATCCTGGGATCTCCCTGCAGGTGGCTGTCAAGATGCTGAAAG AGAAGCATGAGACAGTGGAGAAAGAGGCTCTGATGTCAGAGCTGAAGATGTTGACTCACATCGGACGGCATGCTAACATCGTCAACCTGCTGGGGGCGTGCACTGGCTCAG GGCCAACGTACCTGATCTTCCAGTACTGCCATAATGGGGACCTGCTGAACTACCTGAAGAACAACAGAGAGCTCTACCACAAGTCTCTGACCGAGGCCTTCACCAAGGACCGCTTCAGCAGACTTTACCACAACCTGCCCAAGAGGAGCTCCACTCGAGGGCAAGAGAGCATCGCCCTCCTcagcctcacctcctctcccatgGACACCTCTGATG GTCCAGTGATCTATGAGAAGctgcaggaagaggaggaggaggcactgACCTATGACGACCTGCTCAGCTTTTCCTACCAGGTGGCCAAAGGCATGGACTTCCTGTCCTCTAAGCAC TGTATCCATCGGGACCTTGCGGCCAGGAACGTGTTGGTGTCTCAGGGGGGACTAGTAAAGATCGGAGACTTTGGACTGGCCCGGGACATCCACAACGACTCCAACTACGTAGTGAGGGGAAAT GTGCGTCTGCCAGTGAAGTGGATGGCTCCAGAGAGTATCTTCCAGGGGATGTACACCATGCAGAGCGACGTCTGGGCCTATGGTATCCTGCTGTGGGAGGTCTTCTCTCTGG GTTTGACCCCCTACCCGGGGATAAAGGTGGACAACAACTTCTATGTGATGATAGAGAGAGGTTTTAAGATGGAGCAGCCGTACTATGCCAGTGAATCTGT gtATAAGATGATGTGCAAGTGCTGGGCACTGGAGCCTCGGGGCCGCCCTCACTTTGCCAAGCTGGTGGCCTTCATGGGCGACCAACTGGCCGACATTGAGGAGAAG CTCTACTGTAACATCCTGGACAAGAGCTCCAATGACTCCTTATACCAGAATGCACCAGTGAATTCTGACCTCTCTGCCTTGGCCAAAGAAAAGGAGGTTCTTTTGACACAGACCCATTCCACTGGAGGGGCCCCAACAACCAAAACAACACCCTCTGACATGGATGCcatggaggatgatgatgatacaCCTCTGTAA